In the genome of Actinomadura graeca, one region contains:
- a CDS encoding helix-turn-helix domain-containing protein, with product MTPSRDTSPSAYQEVFVNELRARREAEGLSRNKLAATLGCTPQWIAKVETFEKPPSEGLADDLDTYYQADGMFRRIWEKHVEARKIGLIPVGFRPLTEVEKLASQLCIFAPLVVPGLLQTEEHARLVLKTEHLEEKAEELVALRMERQAVFAKPNPPWLFVLLREAVLRDLPGEIRNGQYGRLLDMLQRSNFCIQLIPSGFAVTQSSGFQLLSFSEAPDIAYVDGACGHGQVILDPGEVHRIALSFNVIRATALSAGESEGLIRKYLEGA from the coding sequence ATGACACCCTCGCGTGACACCAGCCCCTCCGCGTACCAAGAAGTGTTCGTCAACGAGCTCCGCGCCAGACGCGAGGCGGAGGGCCTGTCCCGCAACAAGCTCGCGGCAACGCTCGGCTGTACCCCCCAGTGGATCGCCAAGGTCGAGACCTTCGAGAAGCCGCCGTCCGAGGGCCTCGCCGACGACCTCGACACCTACTACCAAGCCGACGGCATGTTCCGCCGCATCTGGGAGAAGCACGTGGAGGCGCGAAAAATAGGGTTGATCCCTGTCGGGTTCCGTCCGCTGACCGAAGTGGAGAAGCTGGCCTCACAACTCTGCATCTTCGCGCCACTGGTCGTCCCTGGCCTGCTCCAGACGGAGGAACACGCTCGTCTTGTCTTGAAGACGGAACACCTGGAGGAGAAAGCCGAGGAGCTCGTCGCCCTCAGAATGGAGCGGCAGGCGGTCTTCGCGAAACCGAACCCGCCTTGGCTGTTCGTCCTTCTCCGTGAGGCTGTGCTCAGGGATCTTCCAGGCGAGATCCGCAATGGCCAGTACGGACGGCTGCTTGACATGCTCCAGCGGTCAAATTTCTGCATCCAACTCATTCCGTCAGGGTTCGCGGTCACTCAGAGCAGCGGGTTCCAGCTGCTGAGCTTTTCTGAAGCGCCGGATATCGCCTATGTGGACGGAGCATGCGGTCACGGTCAAGTGATCCTGGATCCCGGCGAGGTGCACAGAATAGCGTTGTCGTTTAACGTGATAAGAGCCACCGCGTTGTCGGCGGGGGAGTCCGAAGGTCTGATCCGCAAGTACCTGGAGGGTGCGTGA
- a CDS encoding glyoxalase superfamily protein: MDFRLELVTVPVSDVDRAKAFYTEKAGFNADHDHQVNEQIRFVQLTPPGSACSIAIGTGLEDSMTPGSVQGLQLVVADADAARAELAGRGVDVSEVHEFPWGRFVFFKDPDGNGWNVQEIVRPS; the protein is encoded by the coding sequence ATGGACTTCAGGCTTGAGCTGGTGACGGTTCCCGTCTCGGACGTCGACCGGGCGAAGGCGTTCTACACCGAGAAGGCCGGGTTCAACGCCGACCACGACCACCAGGTGAACGAGCAGATCCGTTTCGTGCAGCTCACGCCGCCCGGGTCGGCGTGTTCGATCGCCATCGGCACGGGCCTGGAGGACTCCATGACCCCGGGTTCCGTGCAGGGGCTCCAGTTGGTCGTGGCGGACGCCGACGCCGCGCGCGCGGAGCTGGCCGGGCGGGGTGTGGACGTCAGCGAGGTCCACGAGTTCCCGTGGGGCCGCTTCGTCTTCTTCAAGGACCCCGACGGCAACGGCTGGAACGTCCAGGAGATCGTGCGGCCCTCCTGA
- a CDS encoding DUF3592 domain-containing protein: MAAYLVVPLLVAGFGCALLVGTVKRMHDTSVFGGRGVHAIGTIVARDGQPGPPRTSAIVVRFTAADGSRRIFRESGDGRVGDTVRVLYDPQDPGRATTRSPAYRWVMTGVLMVVCAVVILVGGGIFVVLGRDVLREVRQRDRRTARSGS, translated from the coding sequence ATGGCGGCCTATCTGGTCGTCCCGCTGCTGGTCGCCGGATTCGGCTGTGCGCTCCTGGTCGGAACCGTGAAAAGGATGCATGACACCTCGGTGTTCGGCGGGCGCGGTGTGCACGCGATCGGGACCATTGTGGCGCGGGACGGGCAGCCGGGCCCGCCGAGGACCAGCGCGATCGTTGTCCGGTTCACGGCGGCCGACGGATCCCGCCGCATTTTCAGGGAGTCGGGTGACGGCCGGGTCGGCGACACCGTGCGGGTGCTGTACGACCCGCAGGATCCAGGCAGGGCGACGACCCGCTCGCCCGCGTACCGGTGGGTCATGACGGGTGTGCTCATGGTGGTCTGCGCGGTGGTGATCCTCGTGGGGGGCGGCATCTTCGTCGTGCTGGGCCGGGATGTCCTCCGTGAGGTCAGGCAAAGGGACCGGCGGACGGCGCGTTCAGGCTCCTAG
- a CDS encoding acyl-CoA dehydrogenase family protein, whose product MAREIFTAEHEAFREMVRSFIAKEIAPHHGQWEKDGVVSREVWLAAGRQGLLGIDMPEEYGGGGDLDYRYYAVLNEELARSGVHGPGFAVHNDINGGYLRRLCTPAQKARWLPGYCSGELITGIAMTEPAAGSDLQGITTTAIRDGDDYVLNGSKTFITNGILSDLVIVAAKTDPSAGSKGVSLLIVERGMDGFERGRNLDKIGMHAQDTAELFFDDVRVPKDNLLGEEGMGFVYLMQNLARERLSIGVAAQAAAEAAFEQTLEYCKTRQAFARPIGRFQHNRFTLAEMKTELTVTRAFTDDCIAKETRDELTPEEGAMLKYWNTELCKRVVDRCLQLHGGYGYMTEYPIARAYQDVRVQTIYGGTTEIMKEIIGRGLGV is encoded by the coding sequence ATGGCACGGGAGATCTTCACCGCGGAGCACGAGGCGTTCCGTGAGATGGTCCGCTCCTTCATCGCCAAGGAGATCGCCCCCCACCACGGGCAGTGGGAGAAGGACGGCGTCGTGTCCCGCGAGGTGTGGCTGGCCGCCGGGCGGCAGGGCCTCCTCGGCATCGACATGCCCGAGGAGTACGGCGGCGGCGGTGACCTCGACTACCGCTACTACGCGGTGCTCAACGAGGAACTGGCGAGGTCCGGCGTGCACGGGCCCGGCTTCGCCGTCCACAACGACATCAACGGCGGCTACCTGCGCCGGCTGTGCACCCCCGCGCAGAAGGCCCGCTGGCTGCCCGGCTACTGCTCCGGCGAGCTGATCACCGGCATCGCGATGACCGAGCCCGCCGCCGGATCCGACCTCCAGGGCATCACGACCACCGCGATCCGGGACGGCGACGACTACGTCCTCAACGGCTCCAAGACGTTCATCACCAACGGCATCCTCTCCGACCTGGTGATCGTGGCCGCCAAGACCGACCCGTCCGCGGGCTCCAAGGGCGTCAGCCTGCTGATCGTCGAACGCGGCATGGACGGCTTCGAACGCGGCCGCAACCTCGACAAGATCGGCATGCACGCCCAGGACACCGCCGAGCTGTTCTTCGACGACGTCCGCGTCCCCAAGGACAACCTCCTCGGCGAGGAGGGCATGGGCTTCGTCTACCTGATGCAGAACCTGGCCCGCGAGCGCCTGTCCATCGGCGTCGCCGCCCAGGCCGCCGCCGAGGCCGCGTTCGAGCAGACCCTCGAATACTGCAAGACCCGCCAGGCGTTCGCCCGCCCGATCGGCAGATTCCAGCACAACCGCTTCACCCTCGCCGAGATGAAGACCGAGCTGACCGTCACCCGCGCCTTCACCGACGACTGCATCGCCAAGGAGACCCGGGACGAGCTGACCCCCGAAGAGGGCGCGATGCTCAAGTACTGGAACACCGAACTGTGCAAGAGGGTCGTCGACCGCTGCCTCCAACTGCACGGCGGCTACGGCTACATGACCGAGTACCCGATCGCCAGGGCGTACCAGGACGTCCGCGTCCAGACCATCTACGGCGGCACCACCGAGATCATGAAAGAGATCATCGGCCGCGGCCTGGGCGTCTGA
- a CDS encoding MerR family transcriptional regulator, whose amino-acid sequence MELTVDELAARAGVTVRTVRYYAGRGLLPPPRLRGRTGLYGDDHLARLELVRELQTLGLTLAAIEKHLRRIPADATPEDLALQRALLSPWAPERPEVLDRHELDRRVGRRLDDGALARLEALGVVEAVPDGAVRVISPLLLGVSAEVAALPLPLDTLVASHEAVERHTTALAAELQQVFQDTVVRRYREGGRAPEERARLIELAGKLKPLLARSVVTSFQRSVDKAIRRSTHR is encoded by the coding sequence ATGGAACTCACCGTGGACGAGCTGGCCGCGCGGGCGGGCGTCACCGTCCGGACCGTCCGCTACTACGCGGGGCGGGGCCTGCTGCCGCCGCCGCGGCTGCGGGGGCGGACGGGTCTGTACGGCGACGACCACCTGGCGCGTCTTGAGCTCGTGCGGGAGCTTCAGACGCTCGGGCTGACGCTCGCGGCGATCGAGAAGCATCTGCGGCGGATCCCGGCGGACGCGACGCCGGAGGACCTCGCGCTCCAGCGGGCGCTGCTGTCGCCCTGGGCGCCCGAGCGGCCCGAGGTCCTCGACCGGCACGAGCTGGACCGGCGCGTCGGGCGGCGGCTCGACGACGGGGCGCTCGCGCGGCTGGAGGCGCTGGGCGTGGTCGAGGCCGTCCCGGACGGCGCGGTGCGGGTGATCAGCCCGCTGCTGCTCGGCGTGAGCGCCGAGGTGGCGGCGCTGCCCCTGCCGCTGGACACGCTCGTCGCCTCGCACGAGGCCGTGGAACGGCACACCACCGCGCTGGCGGCCGAGCTCCAGCAGGTCTTCCAGGACACCGTCGTCCGCCGCTACCGGGAGGGCGGGCGGGCGCCCGAGGAGCGCGCCCGGCTCATAGAGCTGGCCGGGAAGCTCAAGCCCCTGCTGGCCCGGTCGGTCGTGACCTCGTTCCAGCGCTCGGTGGACAAGGCCATCCGCCGGTCCACCCACCGCTGA
- a CDS encoding ATP-binding protein, translated as MALICHNMVSMVDSGLYSRHAERMACEALADTRVVVVNGARQVGKSTLAKLVAGRSPGARELYLDEPTTRGAAQADPSAFVRHDGLLLIDEIQRVPELLLPIKREVDRDTRPGRFLLTGSARLLGLRDLPDALPGRSETIELWPLSQGEIDSAPDGFVDALFQRDGVVTVEPSGLTKRDYVARALRGGYPEAVRRDPGRRRARFFDSYVTDLVTRDVRQISDIERPAELRRLLSVVAARMGTLSVAQSIANDMGLPRNTLSRYLDLLELVFVIRRIPAWSSNLTSRAISTPKLIVTDSGLGGRLIGLSEERAMDPTAQVGPLLENFAIGEVARQLTWAEEPVQLFHYRDRDKVEVDIVLEHASGSVIGVEVKAAETVRRDDFRGLRHLAARLGERFRAGIVLYAGERGLSFGDRLSALPMSALWTLDPTT; from the coding sequence ATGGCGCTGATCTGTCATAACATGGTGAGCATGGTCGATTCTGGTCTCTACTCCCGGCACGCCGAACGCATGGCGTGTGAAGCCCTGGCGGACACCCGGGTCGTCGTGGTGAACGGTGCCCGCCAGGTGGGCAAGAGCACGCTCGCCAAGCTGGTGGCCGGGCGTTCGCCGGGCGCGCGCGAGCTGTACCTGGACGAGCCCACTACCCGCGGCGCCGCCCAGGCCGACCCGAGCGCTTTCGTCAGGCACGATGGGCTGTTGCTGATCGACGAGATCCAGCGGGTGCCGGAACTGCTCCTGCCCATCAAGCGCGAGGTCGATCGCGACACCCGCCCCGGACGGTTCCTGCTGACCGGTTCAGCCCGCCTGCTCGGGCTGAGAGACCTCCCCGACGCCCTGCCCGGCCGCAGCGAGACGATCGAGCTCTGGCCGTTGTCGCAGGGCGAGATCGATTCCGCTCCGGACGGTTTCGTCGATGCGTTGTTCCAGCGGGACGGGGTCGTCACCGTCGAGCCGTCTGGGCTGACCAAACGGGACTACGTCGCCAGGGCACTGCGCGGCGGCTACCCCGAGGCCGTCCGGAGGGATCCGGGCCGCAGACGGGCCCGCTTCTTCGACTCCTACGTGACGGACCTCGTCACCCGGGACGTCCGCCAGATCTCCGACATCGAGCGTCCGGCCGAACTGCGCCGGCTGCTGAGCGTCGTCGCGGCCCGGATGGGCACCCTCTCCGTGGCCCAGTCGATCGCCAACGACATGGGACTGCCCAGGAACACGCTGTCCCGCTATCTGGACCTGCTGGAGCTGGTCTTCGTGATCAGGCGGATTCCGGCCTGGTCTTCCAACCTCACCAGCCGTGCGATCTCCACGCCGAAGTTGATCGTCACCGACTCCGGACTGGGGGGTCGGCTCATCGGCCTGTCCGAAGAACGGGCCATGGATCCCACGGCGCAGGTGGGTCCGCTCCTGGAGAACTTCGCCATCGGCGAGGTCGCGCGCCAGCTCACATGGGCAGAAGAACCGGTACAGCTCTTCCATTACCGCGACCGCGACAAAGTCGAGGTGGACATCGTCCTCGAACACGCTTCGGGAAGTGTGATCGGCGTAGAGGTGAAAGCCGCCGAGACGGTACGCCGCGATGATTTCCGGGGTCTACGCCATTTGGCGGCCCGGCTGGGTGAGCGGTTCCGCGCGGGGATCGTCCTCTACGCCGGGGAGCGAGGACTCTCCTTCGGAGATCGGCTGTCAGCACTGCCGATGTCGGCCCTGTGGACCTTGGATCCGACCACCTAG
- a CDS encoding DUF397 domain-containing protein, producing the protein MSSQDSSSVGWRKSTHSDASGGDCVEVAAWRKGTRSGSEGGISVEVAGLPSGVAVRDSKDPDGARLRVGRRAFGTLLAEIRAGRYDR; encoded by the coding sequence GTGAGCAGTCAGGATTCATCGTCCGTCGGCTGGCGCAAGAGCACACATAGTGACGCGTCGGGTGGGGACTGTGTCGAGGTCGCCGCTTGGCGCAAGGGTACGAGGAGTGGTTCGGAGGGCGGTATCTCTGTGGAGGTTGCGGGACTCCCTTCTGGGGTGGCCGTCCGAGACTCGAAGGATCCCGACGGGGCCAGGCTGCGGGTCGGGCGTCGCGCCTTTGGGACGTTGCTGGCGGAGATCCGCGCCGGGCGGTACGACCGCTGA
- a CDS encoding polyamine aminopropyltransferase, translated as MLAAVFTCAACGLVYELALVALGSYLVGNSVTQASIVLSVMVFAMGAGSLLAKPLQGRPVVAFAVVEGALALVGGLSVLALYAAFAWLDLYVPALVVVAFAVGALIGAEIPLLMTLLQRIRRQDAGSAVADLFAADYVGALVGGLAFPFLLLPTFGHIKGALLVGMVNAVAGIAVVLWLFRHRVGRVPRAALWGAMAAVLAVLGGTYALADRFEVSARQALYADPIAVAERTPYQEIVITRKAALTGPSDVRLFLNGDLQFSSVDEYRYHESLVHPVLAGTRGRVLILGGGDGLALREVLRYPDVRAVTLVELDPEMIRLARTYGPIASLNRHALDDPRAEIVNADAFSWLRRLGERFDAVIVDMPDPDDVPTAKLYSVEFYGLVKRALAPGGRIVVQSGSPYFAPRSFWSIRKSVAAAGLETTPYHVDVPSFGDWGFVLAAPGTAAPALSLAPGVPDLRFLDADVLRAAAVFPKDRRARDVDVNTLVHPRLVEYEGEEWKDS; from the coding sequence GTGCTGGCCGCCGTGTTCACGTGCGCGGCCTGCGGGCTGGTGTACGAGCTGGCCCTGGTCGCGCTGGGCAGCTACCTCGTCGGCAACTCGGTCACGCAGGCGTCGATCGTCCTGTCGGTGATGGTCTTCGCGATGGGCGCCGGGTCGCTGCTGGCCAAGCCCCTCCAGGGCCGTCCCGTGGTGGCGTTCGCGGTCGTCGAGGGCGCGCTGGCACTGGTCGGCGGCCTGTCGGTGCTGGCGCTGTACGCGGCGTTCGCGTGGCTGGACCTGTACGTCCCCGCCCTCGTCGTCGTCGCGTTCGCGGTCGGCGCGCTGATCGGCGCGGAGATCCCGCTGTTGATGACGCTGCTCCAGCGCATCCGGCGGCAGGACGCGGGCAGCGCCGTCGCCGACCTGTTCGCAGCGGACTACGTGGGGGCGCTCGTCGGCGGGCTCGCGTTCCCCTTCCTGCTGCTCCCGACGTTCGGGCACATCAAGGGCGCCCTGCTGGTCGGCATGGTCAACGCGGTCGCCGGGATCGCCGTCGTGCTGTGGCTGTTCCGGCACCGGGTCGGGCGGGTGCCGAGGGCCGCGCTGTGGGGCGCGATGGCGGCGGTCCTGGCCGTCCTCGGCGGGACGTACGCGCTCGCCGACCGCTTCGAGGTGTCGGCGCGGCAGGCGCTGTACGCCGACCCGATCGCGGTGGCCGAGCGCACCCCGTACCAGGAGATCGTCATCACCCGGAAGGCGGCGCTGACGGGCCCGTCGGACGTGCGGCTCTTCCTGAACGGCGACCTCCAGTTCTCCTCGGTGGACGAGTACCGGTACCACGAGTCGCTCGTCCACCCCGTGCTGGCGGGGACGCGCGGCCGGGTCCTCATCCTCGGCGGCGGCGACGGCCTCGCGCTGCGCGAGGTCCTGCGTTACCCGGACGTCCGCGCCGTCACGCTCGTCGAGCTGGACCCGGAGATGATCCGCCTCGCCCGCACCTACGGGCCGATCGCGTCCCTCAACCGGCACGCCCTGGACGACCCGCGCGCCGAGATCGTCAACGCGGACGCGTTCTCCTGGCTGCGCCGCCTCGGTGAGCGGTTCGACGCGGTCATCGTGGACATGCCCGACCCCGACGACGTCCCCACCGCCAAGCTGTACTCCGTCGAGTTCTACGGCCTGGTCAAGCGGGCGCTCGCCCCGGGCGGGCGGATCGTCGTCCAGTCGGGGTCGCCCTACTTCGCGCCCAGGTCGTTCTGGAGCATCCGGAAGTCGGTCGCCGCGGCCGGTCTGGAGACCACCCCGTACCACGTGGACGTCCCGAGCTTCGGGGACTGGGGCTTCGTCCTGGCGGCCCCCGGCACGGCGGCGCCCGCCCTCTCCCTGGCCCCCGGCGTCCCCGACCTCAGGTTCCTGGACGCCGACGTGCTGCGCGCCGCGGCCGTCTTCCCCAAGGACCGCCGGGCCCGCGACGTGGACGTCAACACCCTCGTCCACCCCCGGCTGGTGGAGTACGAGGGCGAGGAGTGGAAGGACTCCTGA
- a CDS encoding DUF397 domain-containing protein: protein MEVARAALDLAVRDSKDPDGARLRVGRRAFEALLGEIRAGRHDV from the coding sequence GTGGAGGTCGCCAGAGCCGCCCTTGATCTTGCCGTCCGAGACTCGAAGGATCCCGACGGGGCCAGGCTGCGGGTCGGGCGTCGCGCCTTCGAGGCGTTGCTGGGCGAGATCCGCGCCGGGCGGCATGACGTGTAG